The candidate division WOR-3 bacterium genomic sequence TCTTCTTTTCTCGAGAACGAAAAGGAATCTTAAAACCTTTGTCATATTCTGGAATCATTTTTATAATGCTCGGTTTCGGCGCTTCGTTCGGCTACACCGTTATGGCTCGTATCTCACTTCTAATTGGCCGATTGACCTTCCTGTTAAGAGATTGGCTTGGTATAATACATTAAAACTTTAAGTAATAATACCATCGTTGACATTTATAAAAATATTAGTAAAATCAGACATGCAATAGAGATTACCATTATTTTTAATATATTTTTAATACTAAAGTTATTTTCATATTAACGATGATATAATCAGATGTTATTTAATAATACACTGAATATGCTTATTGAGGAGGACTAATGCCTTTACCAAAACGAAGACACTCAAAACAACGAGGTCGCAAAAGACGAACTCATTGGAAACTTGACGAACCCAATCTAATACCTTGTCCGCATTGTCACGAACTAAAACTACCCCATCGGGTATGTCCTAATTGTGGATACTATGCTGGCAAGGAAGTTTTATTTATTGAGAAAAAATCGAAAAAGTGAACAGTCGACAAATTTCTTTTTAAGAAATCTTTAGCAAAATGCGAATTGCTTTAGATACAATGGGTAGTGATAATGCTCCCCTGCCCGAATTAGCCGGTGCTAAATCGGCGTTAGACGAATTAGTTGATTTAGAGATTACATTAGTAGGAAAAAAAGAAATATTATGCCAACATCAATTGCCAGATGATAATAACCGTTGGGATATAATTGATGCTGAACAAGTAGTTGGAATGAACGAATCGCCGAGTTCAGCCCTAAAACTTAAAAACAACTCGTCGATTGCACAAGCAATAAAGTTACATAAAGAAAATAAAGTTTACGCAGTTGTCAGTGCTGGCAATACTGGCGCGATAATGGCTTTCGCTATGACGATTCTGGGAATGATTGCTGGAATTGACCGACCAGCACTCGCTGCAATCTTTCCATCCCTTCAAGGTAGTTCTCTCATCATTGATATTGGCGCCAATATTAATGTTAAACCGATTAATCTTTATCAATTCGGTGTGATGGGGACCATCGTTGCCGGCTATCTATTTGCTAAGGCTAATCCCACTGTCGGTTTATTAAATATTGGTAAAGAAGAAACCAAAGGGACTGAAACTCTACTATCGGCTTATAAAATTCTTAGTCAAAGTGAACTAAATTTTATCGGTAATATTGAAGGGCAAGATATATTCAAAGGTAAGTGCGATGTTATCGTTTGCGATGGTTTTGTCGGTAACATTCTTTTGAAATTCGGTGAGGGATTTGTCGAATCAATAAAAAATGTGTTGGATGAACTGGGCGCTGAATACAAATTACGCAAATGGTTATCAAAACCAATGATGGGAAAATTTCTTAATCGATTGGACTATGAAGAACATGGAGGCGCATTGCTACTCGGTATTAATGGGACAGTTGTCATTGCTCATGGCCGTTCTACAGAAAAAGCATTAAAAAATGCGATAAAAACTGCTTATGAGGCAGTTCAAAATAAAATATCTGAACATATTGCAAAAAAATTTAAATCATGACTATACTGTGCAGAACTATAACTAAAAAAGGCAAAGACCAAATTTTCTTCATCCTAACTTTTTTCTCTCTATTTTTGTTCTCCTGCAATAAAAATCCTTTAGGATATGATGAATTAGAAAGAAATATCTCAAATCCTGTATCATTTGAATTTAATCCTGTAAGCCGTTATTGTTATGGCAAATACATTCCTTTAGGTAATGCTGACCTATTAGTATTAGGAAGAAATTCTGAATATGAATCGCGTATCTTAATCCAATTTCCATTAACCGAATCGCTTATTAGAAATGTCAGTTCGGCAAAACTATATTTATATCCTAAACGACATAAAAATATTAATTTCTCAATTTATCCTATCAGTAAACAAACTGAATGGAAAGAAAACTATGCCACTTGGAAGCAATCGGATGAAAACAACACACCTTGGAACGGTGGCTACTTTTATCCAACGGTGTTGGCAAATGGCACTTTAACCTCTGACAGTTGCATTATTGAACTTAACCGTAATTTACTTGATACATTAGTAAATCATTCTTATGGCTTTATCATTATTCCAGATACAAACACAAACGATTTTGCGACAATATATTCCCGTCATACTTCGAAATCACCAAAATTAGTCCTCAATTATAGTAATTCAACTACAAGGCTTACACCGTCGCAAGATTGCCATATTATCGACACCTTGAACTTATCTATAACTTATGTTGACCAATGGGTTGGTTCAGGTTTTCCTTTCCGCACTCTTTTGCGGTTTGCTTTAGATACGATTCCTAACAATGTAACCATAACTACTGCTGAATTAATATTAAATATTGACCAAAAGTATGCTTTATCTGACACCTTTGAAGTCGGCGTCTGGCGGATTTTAGAACCTGTAACACCATCAAATTTTAAAAACGCTAAATTCTCATCAACTCATTCTGCTAAAAAAACCTTTGTGATAACAAATGACTCAATAAAAATTGATATCAGACCCTTAGTTCAACAATGGGCGACGAAACCAGATTCTAATTTTGGTTGTCTTATTTCTATTTTGCCTGAACATTTTGAGATTGCTCGGTTACAATTAAAAGTTGACACGACTTACGGTCCTCGCTTAAAAGTTGGCTATATTGAACCACCTCAAGGAAGATTCTAAATGAAAAACTATAATCATATTACTCTAATCATATTATTTGCTCAACAATGACATTAAAATGGATAAGAGATACAAAAAGCAGATTAGCCCAAGGAAAATACTAAGGCATAATAAACAAACAAATCGATTTTTTGCAACTCATAAGCAGTTGCCTGTAGCCTATGTTTTTATTTTTTTTCTTTGGTTCTCAATTTTTAATATTATCAATGCACAATCATTTTTTTCAATGCGAGGATTTGGTGAAGAAATCTTATGCACTGACGCTTACGCAAATAGTTTAGGCGGTATCATCAGTATCAGCCGTGAAAATCCGGCACAACCAATAGTATTAAACAAAACCAATTTTTATGCTTCATTGTCTAATAATATTGTCTTTGGTAAAGAGAATAATTGGCAGAGAACACTTTATGATTTTCGGCCAATTATGGTTGAGGGTAAAGTCCCTTTGCCAAAAAGATTTCGCATCGGATTAAAACTTGCTGAGTCTTTTAACCAGAATTTCAATATCTATTCCGAGTCAATACCTATAGCAGGATATTGGGCTCAGCGTCACATCATTGGCCAAGGTGGAATTTACCGAATAACTCTGAATTCTGCTAAAACCTTTACGAAACCTAATCTAAGTTTAGGCATTGACTACTCCTATTTAATTGGCCAAGAAATTGAACATTGGATATTTGAAATTGCTGCAGGAAATTATATTACCCGAGACACAATTATAACCAATTATTCCGCACAGAGTCTCCGTTTTGGTATTTTAAGCGATTGGTCATTTTTAACTGTGGGGTTCCACATTGAAGATATTTTGCCTGGTACGATTAAAGATCACACTAAAAGTCACGGAACTTCTGCTGAAACAACTTTTATGTTTAATTTACCTTACGCATTGGGGTGCGGTCTTTCATACAATAAACTTCAAAACACCGATTTTTATATTGATTTCTTATATAAGAATTGGCGTAAAGCACAAATCAAAGAAAATTATGTTTCTACTTTTCAGAATAGTATGAAATACTCTTTCGGAGTGGAACACTGGTTATCCGCTAATCATCCTTTGCGTCTCGGATTAAAATATTACCAGTCTTATCTTTTAGACCACACAAATTATCAGATCAAAGAATACGGCTTGACTTGTGGCAGTAGTATCCTAATTCCTAAATTCGGTGGTTTTGATTATTCATTAGAATTATTCTTAAGACAGGGTAAAAAAGTCAAAGAGACAATTGTTAGACTAAATTTGAGTCTTTCTTACGAAGAAACTTGGAAAAAGCGAACAAGACGCTGGGGATCTTAGACACCGCAAGTCAATTTGAATTCAATTGTACAAAAGAATTCTATAGATACAAATACAAAGTATGACAATCTAAAACCTAATAAATTGTGTAATTTCATTATCGCTTCAGTATAGCATTTGAGAAATTACTTAATAAACCTATACATAGATCTCAAGAAAAATGCCTTACAGTATGACTAAAAGACTGCCGAATTTTTCGATATAAATTTCTTTGCTAAAACTGAAACCAAAATATCCACTTTAATAGAAAGAAAACAC encodes the following:
- a CDS encoding DNRLRE domain-containing protein — its product is MTILCRTITKKGKDQIFFILTFFSLFLFSCNKNPLGYDELERNISNPVSFEFNPVSRYCYGKYIPLGNADLLVLGRNSEYESRILIQFPLTESLIRNVSSAKLYLYPKRHKNINFSIYPISKQTEWKENYATWKQSDENNTPWNGGYFYPTVLANGTLTSDSCIIELNRNLLDTLVNHSYGFIIIPDTNTNDFATIYSRHTSKSPKLVLNYSNSTTRLTPSQDCHIIDTLNLSITYVDQWVGSGFPFRTLLRFALDTIPNNVTITTAELILNIDQKYALSDTFEVGVWRILEPVTPSNFKNAKFSSTHSAKKTFVITNDSIKIDIRPLVQQWATKPDSNFGCLISILPEHFEIARLQLKVDTTYGPRLKVGYIEPPQGRF
- the rpmF gene encoding 50S ribosomal protein L32, whose product is MPLPKRRHSKQRGRKRRTHWKLDEPNLIPCPHCHELKLPHRVCPNCGYYAGKEVLFIEKKSKK
- the plsX gene encoding phosphate acyltransferase PlsX translates to MRIALDTMGSDNAPLPELAGAKSALDELVDLEITLVGKKEILCQHQLPDDNNRWDIIDAEQVVGMNESPSSALKLKNNSSIAQAIKLHKENKVYAVVSAGNTGAIMAFAMTILGMIAGIDRPALAAIFPSLQGSSLIIDIGANINVKPINLYQFGVMGTIVAGYLFAKANPTVGLLNIGKEETKGTETLLSAYKILSQSELNFIGNIEGQDIFKGKCDVIVCDGFVGNILLKFGEGFVESIKNVLDELGAEYKLRKWLSKPMMGKFLNRLDYEEHGGALLLGINGTVVIAHGRSTEKALKNAIKTAYEAVQNKISEHIAKKFKS